A stretch of Acidobacteriota bacterium DNA encodes these proteins:
- a CDS encoding DinB family protein: MPLNQALLPEFDHEMANTRKTLERVPEDKFDWKPHQKSFSMVGLATHLATLPSWAALTINRESIDIAPVGEPPLRNEPAKSVEDLLAKFDSNVAAARAALSEASDEELLKTWTLFAGGKTIFALPRIAALRSFVMNHNIHHRAQLGVYLRLNDIPVPSIYGPSADEGSF, from the coding sequence ATGCCATTAAATCAAGCACTGCTTCCGGAGTTCGATCACGAGATGGCGAACACTCGAAAGACCCTCGAACGCGTTCCCGAAGACAAGTTCGATTGGAAGCCTCACCAGAAGTCGTTCTCGATGGTAGGTCTGGCGACGCACCTTGCCACGCTACCGAGCTGGGCGGCCCTGACGATTAACAGGGAATCAATCGATATAGCGCCGGTAGGCGAACCCCCGCTAAGGAATGAGCCGGCTAAGTCGGTGGAGGATCTTCTCGCAAAGTTCGACAGCAATGTCGCCGCTGCGCGGGCCGCCCTTTCTGAAGCGAGCGACGAGGAATTGCTCAAGACCTGGACGCTCTTTGCAGGCGGGAAGACGATCTTCGCGCTGCCCCGAATTGCCGCGCTGCGAAGCTTCGTCATGAATCACAACATCCATCACCGCGCGCAGCTTGGCGTCTACTTGCGGCTCAACGATATTCCGGTGCCATCGATCTACGGTCCCTCGGCTGACGAGGGTAGCTTCTAG
- a CDS encoding nucleotidyl transferase AbiEii/AbiGii toxin family protein — protein sequence MNEPLPLANIQNAVLEFLRGRDDGVVFGAQAVNAYVSEPRMTQDIDLLSTRAKELAGELREHLSQRFHIAVRVREIGEGRGYRLFQIQKSGNRHLIDVRPVESLPPAQRVAGVLVMAPAELIASKVVSFYRRRAQPKSFTDRRDIAMLLLQFPELKQSSGPVADALRAAGVEPEILTAWQQLAAQDIQPPDDDDEF from the coding sequence ATGAATGAACCCCTGCCGCTCGCTAATATCCAAAATGCGGTGCTGGAGTTTCTTCGTGGGCGTGATGATGGCGTTGTGTTCGGCGCTCAGGCAGTCAACGCATACGTGTCTGAACCGCGGATGACGCAGGACATCGACCTTCTTTCGACGCGCGCAAAAGAATTGGCCGGCGAGTTGCGCGAGCATCTGAGTCAACGATTTCACATTGCGGTACGCGTGAGAGAGATTGGTGAAGGCCGCGGCTATCGCCTATTTCAGATTCAAAAATCTGGCAATCGCCATCTCATCGATGTCAGGCCCGTTGAGTCTCTACCACCGGCACAGCGAGTGGCCGGAGTGCTGGTGATGGCGCCGGCTGAATTGATCGCCAGCAAAGTCGTCTCTTTTTATCGCCGCCGGGCTCAGCCGAAGTCATTTACAGACAGGCGAGACATCGCGATGTTGCTTTTGCAGTTCCCGGAACTCAAACAGTCGAGCGGGCCTGTCGCTGACGCACTCCGCGCCGCCGGAGTAGAGCCAGAGATACTGACAGCCTGGCAGCAGTTGGCCGCTCAGGATATTCAACCGCCGGATGATGACGATGAATTCTGA
- a CDS encoding RNA-binding protein, protein MSAKLFVGNLSPDTTGDELKTLFSTVGEVESCQLITDRDSGRSKGFAFIEMNSQDNANTAKEKLNGQDLHGKPLKVNDAKPRN, encoded by the coding sequence ATGTCAGCTAAGCTTTTTGTTGGAAATCTCTCTCCGGACACTACGGGTGATGAACTTAAAACCCTCTTCAGCACAGTGGGCGAGGTGGAGTCTTGTCAGTTGATAACAGACCGCGACTCGGGACGTTCGAAGGGATTTGCTTTCATCGAGATGAATTCCCAGGACAACGCTAACACAGCCAAAGAAAAACTGAACGGCCAGGACCTTCACGGGAAGCCGCTCAAAGTGAACGACGCCAAGCCCAGAAACTAG
- a CDS encoding CarD family transcriptional regulator, whose protein sequence is MLVIGNKVIYPCHGPCLVSSIINKVVGESPMTFYQLVVLDDSRGTLLVPVDKAQAVGIRPLLNRPEISQLLDQLKKPSTASTDRRQRVRDNSKLLLSGSAFDLAEIVESLTEMIETKPLSFGERGTLERAKRLLVCEVSEVMGETKQEAELRIDQALVARTRTKAYAA, encoded by the coding sequence GTGCTGGTTATTGGAAACAAGGTCATCTATCCGTGTCACGGCCCATGTCTTGTCAGCTCGATCATCAACAAGGTCGTTGGTGAGAGCCCGATGACATTTTATCAACTCGTCGTTCTTGATGATTCTCGAGGAACGTTGCTCGTTCCAGTAGACAAGGCCCAGGCTGTGGGCATCCGGCCGCTGTTGAACAGGCCCGAGATTTCACAGCTTCTGGATCAGCTAAAGAAACCTTCCACGGCATCCACGGATCGCAGGCAGCGCGTCCGGGACAACTCTAAACTGCTCTTATCAGGATCAGCATTTGATCTGGCCGAGATTGTCGAGTCACTGACCGAGATGATTGAAACGAAGCCGTTATCATTTGGCGAGCGCGGTACGCTCGAGCGGGCGAAACGGCTACTGGTGTGCGAGGTATCGGAAGTGATGGGAGAGACAAAGCAAGAGGCCGAGCTACGGATTGACCAGGCTCTCGTCGCGCGAACAAGAACTAAAGCTTACGCTGCTTAA
- a CDS encoding element excision factor XisH family protein: protein MSWLDVSQFEKTFSGASKLQELKEALGQYDIYLYLLEATEPDLKLYVAVSEKAYREFFAQEIRRSRR from the coding sequence CTGAGTTGGCTCGATGTCTCTCAGTTTGAAAAGACCTTTAGTGGCGCTTCCAAGCTGCAGGAATTGAAAGAAGCCCTTGGCCAATACGACATCTATCTTTACTTGCTTGAGGCAACTGAGCCCGACCTAAAGCTCTATGTCGCTGTGAGTGAAAAGGCGTATAGAGAATTCTTCGCCCAGGAAATACGGCGGTCTCGCCGTTAA